In one window of Frigoriglobus tundricola DNA:
- a CDS encoding IS630 family transposase, producing the protein MARPKPALILSDDERQKLTTWANRPKSTQRLALRARIVLACADETSNKAVASQLGVCAATVGTWRNRFVAQRLDGLVDEPRPGAPRTVTDADVERVVTATLETKPKAATHWSTRGMAQATGMSQSTISRIWRTFELKPHRADTFKLSTDPYFVEKVRDVVGLYLAPPDRAIVLSVDEKSQVQALDRTQPVLPMTPAQVERGTHDYVRHGTTSLFAALDVATGKVIGTCHRRHRHQEFLKFLDHVDATLPREPGVSVHIVLDNYATHKTPAVKRWFVRHPEYHLHFIPTSSSWLNQVERFFAEITEKRIRRGVFKSVHALEQAITEYLAEHNADPKPFAWVADADSILDRIKRVCERTSDSGH; encoded by the coding sequence ATGGCGCGCCCCAAACCAGCCCTCATTCTGTCCGATGACGAGCGCCAGAAGCTCACCACCTGGGCCAACCGGCCCAAGAGCACCCAACGACTCGCGCTCCGCGCGCGGATCGTCCTGGCCTGTGCCGACGAGACCAGCAACAAGGCCGTCGCCTCCCAACTCGGGGTCTGTGCGGCCACCGTGGGCACCTGGCGGAACCGGTTCGTCGCCCAGCGACTCGACGGCCTGGTCGATGAGCCCCGGCCCGGCGCCCCGCGCACGGTCACGGATGCCGACGTCGAGCGGGTGGTCACCGCCACCCTGGAGACCAAGCCCAAAGCCGCCACCCACTGGAGCACCCGGGGCATGGCCCAGGCCACCGGGATGTCGCAATCGACCATCAGTCGGATCTGGCGCACGTTCGAGCTGAAGCCGCACCGGGCCGACACGTTCAAGCTGTCCACCGACCCGTACTTCGTGGAGAAGGTCCGGGACGTGGTCGGGTTGTACCTGGCCCCACCGGACCGGGCCATCGTCCTGTCGGTGGACGAGAAGAGCCAGGTCCAGGCGCTGGACCGCACCCAGCCCGTCCTGCCGATGACCCCGGCCCAGGTCGAGCGGGGCACCCACGACTACGTGCGGCACGGCACCACGTCGCTGTTCGCGGCCCTGGACGTGGCCACCGGGAAGGTGATCGGGACGTGCCACCGGCGGCACCGGCACCAGGAGTTCCTGAAGTTCCTCGACCACGTGGATGCCACCCTACCCCGGGAACCGGGCGTGAGCGTGCACATCGTGTTGGACAACTATGCGACCCACAAGACGCCGGCCGTCAAGCGCTGGTTCGTGCGGCACCCCGAGTACCACCTGCACTTCATCCCGACCAGCAGCTCGTGGCTCAACCAGGTCGAGCGGTTCTTCGCCGAGATCACGGAGAAGCGGATCCGCCGCGGGGTGTTCAAAAGTGTCCACGCCCTCGAGCAGGCGATCACCGAGTACCTGGCCGAACACAATGCCGACCCGAAGCCGTTCGCCTGGGTCGCCGACGCCGATTCCATCCTCGACCGCATCAAGAGGGTTTGCGAACGGACTTCCGACTCAGGACACTAG